The Ziziphus jujuba cultivar Dongzao chromosome 12, ASM3175591v1 sequence TCACTGGCAGAACGATGGTGGCTGTTTCCCATTGGACTAGCAGGTAGACACTGAAATGCAATGGACCACAATCACTCAAAATTTCATGGAAAATCAACGCACAGAGTTGCACAGAAGATCAAAATAATTACCCTATCAGGAGCCTGGGAGCTAAGTAATGAAGCAATAACTCCTGTTATCTTTTCAATCCAGTCCATTTGATCAAGTGCACTCTCTGCCTGCACTGACaagcataaataaatatcattgaGGAACAATAACCAATCTCTCAATGATACATCATCCCCATGGTAGAAtcacaaaacaaaatttcattttcagaCATAACTTGTTAATATAAACCTAAGCCAAAGGAGCAAGCCACACTAAGTCGAACCTGCAAAGTATAGTTCTTCGTTGGTGAAATGATCCTGAAGCAAAATCTCAGGTCTGACTGGTCAGCATCAACTTTGATTGTAGATGTAAGCAGGTTCACAGTATGACGAGCAACAGATTTCTCATCATGCACTCCACCATGATAATGAGAAGAACGCCATCGACTCAGAAGTCCAGAACCAAGCTCAGAACTATTCCTCTGACTGGAAAGTTGACTGCCAGACCCCTAAAAAGTATGCACAAACACAGGGACAAAAGTTACAACAAGCTCTTAACAAACTTGAATGCTTCTGCATCgtaataaattttccaaaaaacaatTTGCTTACAGATGGTTTGCTACACTGCTTCCTATAGTAATAAAGCCTTCCTTGGCTATCAAGAACAAAAAACCTTCTTTTCCAATCACCCCTCAAATTTGAAGAACGCTTTGAGAGATAACCTTGTCGAATTGTTTGAACCTAAAATTTTCCCAAAGATGTTATTCGTGGATATATAAgaacataaaaatcaaaattcaatataacAAAAGAGATAATTTCTCATATAGAGTATTTTACAAGTTAAAAACATTTCAAATAGATTTCCTTGAACCTTTCCCTTTGCAGCAGATTGCATCACTGCCtctatcattttatgtgaaCTTCTGCCAATGGCTTGTATACCATCTCCATTTGGAGATCCATTAGAACCATTGGAAGACCATCTACTCTCTCGATCAACTTGTCTTTTGTACTCTTGCATCCTCTCACTAAGAGCTGCCTGCTCATAATTGGACCTTTCCCTTGATTGTTGTGCATAAGTTAATACCTGTAACATGATAACAGAAGTAACATATTGATGAATCGATCATGATATATAACACATGAAATTAGAAATGTCACAGTGCCTCACCATTGAGTAATTAAGCCCTTTCAAAACTATTATGAATTGACCACCAAAAAATTCTCATGTTATGCTGCTTCTAAAGCCATATTGAAAAAGACGTGGTCTACAgcaacatacacacacacacacacaatctTATATTAACAAACCTGATTAATATATGGCTCcatttgatgcaacaactcatAGCCCTACAAGTAAAACACATTCAAGATTAGCATAATTGAAACATAACATGTGACTAAGGTAAAAACTTCCTGTCATGTGATCCACCTGTTTAAAATAACGAAGATGTGCATCCATTGTCCCACTAACAGCTTCCAGAAATTCAAATCTCTTTTTTGCTTCTACAGTAGAAAGAGCAGTAACCTGAAAGAAAGTGGTCAACATTACCAAACCAGTTATGCAACATAATTCCTATCCCATATAAACATTGATTACTGATAGAAACAATGGATCAAGAAATGTACTTACCAGATTAAAACGAGCTTGCTCAAATGTAGACCTTGCATTATGAAGCTCCTACAATATCTCTAAACAATATTAGGACACAAATGGAGGATAATTTCCACTACATAGACAATGGGATTTTCCAATACCATGGAAAGTACTAGTCAACAGAAAAGAACACAAAGATTTCAAtccaaattattaatatttgttaatacCTCCTCTAAAGCAGTGGCTACATCACTCTTAGTGCCTTTCCTTAGAGAAAGAAACTTTTCACGAGCCTGTAGCAATATCATAAGCAATAATCAGATCAACATCAGCATAATTTTTTATGCTGTGTAATAGCTTTAAGATCTTTAAAAAGCCAGGTCAAATTATTTAGATGAAGCCTGCTGAAGTCGCCTTCTACAGTCATGCAAATGCAGATACAAGAAGGCTAAGTGCACTTAGAAATTAGGATTACGAATCCATAATCATGGCATATCTATCATATGTTACACAAATGTCACAGAATTCCATCTCCAACACAAATCAGCCAATCTGACAGGACCAATTTGATAGGTTTTTGTTACACACCAATTAGCTTAAACAAACTATAAATAACATTGCAGGCTAATGGATTACAGCTAAACCTTACAGAACATGATGATCATGGAAGAGAAATATTGCTATATTTTCGATAAAATGCTGGTGATTTTTATGATGGATTTAAAACTGAATAAGAGTGCTCCTGAATTCATGTGAATGAAATTGAAGTAGCAACTAACATGAAAATTACAGATCTTAGGACAAACCTGGTCATATAATAGGCTAGCCTTGTCAAAACGCTTCCGTGCTTCCTGCAAGAGGACAATATTCCtcagtaatttaaaaaaaaaaaaaaaaaaaaaaaaatcctaaaatgcTCGAAACAAGAATTGGAGAAAGTACACAGAGAACCACATTAATTAACTTCAGATGACCATTCAAGCCAAAGACAGCaaaagaaaacctaatttacaAAAACCAAGATACGATAGTTAAGCAACCATTTTCTATTCTGGAGCAAATATCCAAGCTTTGCTGTTGTTACTACGCCATACATATCCAACCAAAGATAAATTATTCACATCCATGTCAAATgagttaaaagaagaaaaagttctGGAGTACCTTGACCTCATGCAGATCATAATTGACGAACCGTAGTAATCTCTCATTAAGTAAATGCTCAACCTGATAGGGAGAAAGGCAAGCATGTCAGAGTGAATCAAGAAAACAATTTCCCACTATCCAATAAGAAAGCAAACGAAACACACATCCAAGTGATAAACAGGATAATATAACGCCAAAACCAATCACATTTATTACCTGAGATCGAAGAACTTCCTTGTACGTTCCAATTTCTCTCAATGCAATGGTAAATTTGGTCATTACAGGGCCTACAAAAGCatacaaaatttttatggaataaaTCCACAAACAACATATAGCCATTCACAAGAATCTTATAACTACATGCGTATGCCGTCTTGTTCTTTATCTTTAGGCTAGAAGCATAAGGGTTCTGATCAAACATTATAATTTCGTATTCACAACTTTTCACATATACTAACACAAATGTTAGGCCCACGTAGTTAAAATTGACAACTTCAACTTGTGTATCAACCATTTAAGCAACCAGGGCCTCTTAACTAAATAAAAGagcatttaaaaagaaatcaaCATACCTCCAAAAGCCACACTAATAGGATCATTATGCCCACCACCAAAGGTTTCCAGAGCACTGGCAAATGCAATGTCCCCATCATATGCCTCCCCAAGTCCTTCACTAGAATCAGAAAGAGAAATATGATACAAATCCTTCCTAGACTCGAATAACtccaaaatacaaatattgatGCAGACTTACGTGTATTTTCGGCATCCTTTCGAAAACTTTAAACTTCTCTCCCTCAATGATTCAGCACTTTCCTCCAAGCACTGTATCTGTTTCACCATAGAAGCCATCAACAAATATATTAGCTTACCAAAAGCAAAGCAAATACAGAACATACATGACCACAAGAACAAGTATCAACAGCCATCTGCAAACATGTGTAAAATGTcaacttttcaaaaataatgatGATATATCTTTGAACTCAGAATTCAGTTACACGAATATAATTAATGCACAGAACTTAAGTTTAACCAATTAAAAAGAATAGAAGTCATCAGCAAATATATTAGCTTACCAAAAGCAAAGCAAATACAGAACATATCATGACAACAAGCACAAGCATCAATAGCCATCTGCAAACATGTCTAATATGTCAAATTTtcagaaattaaaattatacatCTTCGAACTCAGAATTCAGTTATACGTGTATAATTAATGCACAGAACCTAAGTTTAACCAATTAAACAGAGTAGAATCATCCTTATTCCTTATAAAAGCAAATGCAAATTAATTTCCAATCGTGTTTGTCATTTGCCTGTTGATTCTATGCAAACTACAAACTTTCAAGCCGCAAATTCTCACTAATTTCTGTTCAATAAACAAGTCCTGACGAATCTACAGACTTGTAGTCTAAAGAATTCATCTAAAATCACACAATTAGCAAGTGTAATAGCACAAGAGAAGGCACATTTAAGTAATTTAAGAATGGAGACTGCAATGATTGTAGGCAGCGCAGGGAAATTTCACAACATTTACAGCACTAGCAGAATACGATCTATTTACTTACTAGGCAAacacaagagaaagaaaagattgAGCTCCGAAGCTTCGATTAGTTATAAGAtcacaaattataaattattttactttgttcacaaaattttctcagcaaccaaacacaGCATTTGACATTactagattaaaaataaaaataaaatttaaaaaaaaaaaggctgcaACCAAGAAAACCAGCAGAGCATGATAGATAACCTGCTTCCGGAACATAGGAGAGTCATCGAGCTTCGCGAAATGCATATTTGAAAGCGTGATTTTATACTCTTACTTCCAAAATAACtataatttaattaacattTCCTCAATGCTCGATCTTCGACGAGTGGCTAAACCGATAAAATCTCATAAACTCGAGAATCATCAAAACCAAAGCGAGATCTCGCATTTCACTCCGATCTTAATCATCAACATCGAACTCAAAACGAAGACGACGATAACAAGACGGAGAAGGAAATCAGCTGCCGCACCAATTGCAGCTCCATTTGCATGGATTTCACCCTCCCTCGATTGCTCGAGGTAACCAAACAGCTCTCTGCAAGTTTAACAAATTCACcgatttttagtttttcttttttttttaatttttttttcctcctctttTTCCAAATTTATGCTTCAAAACCCTAGAAAAGAAGAGCGAGCAAAAAGAGAAACCCTAGGAAGGGGCAAGAAAACATAAAGCTTTGATTAGCGGCACACTTAGAGGTGGTCGTCGTGTTTATGGCATTCTTGGGAATTGAAAGAGTTGTGTGGGATCGATTAGGCTAATTTCCATTTCAACTTAAACCTGGATAAATGTCCAAAAAAGCCTTATATTTGCGTGTGGTGTATGTGAATGTGAGAGAGAGTGTATGTGTATGCATATATGTGCGAGAAACAGACACGGCGAACCTCATAGATAAAAGTGAAGTAACAGACCCCTTTTTCTGTATCCATTCTTCCCCCGCAACCCCattctttttttcactttctttttccctgttttgctttatttatcattagacaaaaaataataataataaaagcgcCATTTCATTTACTGATTACAAAAACCACGTCGTTTTAAGAACTAAAACCCCACCATATCAAAACGGGGTTTGTCCGTCTTGTAACGGAGATCAGCTGCGACTGTCCGAGTCCCTGACAGTCGCTACCTTTACAGGATGATCAGAAACTGGTTAAAAGGACATTTCACCATCGCACTCTCCGACGCGTGTTTTAAAGATTCTAAAAGAAAGCAGCGAGCAACGCCGAGCGTTATTCGTGGAGTGTCCTCGAAATCCAACGGCTGAAATGGAGTTGGCAGTTTGCGACGCGCTTTGGCCGCGAAACGAAGAGCGTGAGAGTGGTGTTCCATCTTTGGGATGCTTCTGTCACGCAAACCTAGCACTTCGAGAGAAAGTGGGGTCCATCCAAACTAAAAATTTCCCTCCATTTTCTTGGCCGGACAGACAAGCTAGTACagcaacaaaattaattaattaattaatttgttttattattaaaaaataaaaataaaaataaaaataaaaacaaagaaagaaagaagaataatCTAAATAATGTAATTATCAAATCTGACAACGAAATAAccgattttaattttattttatctgaaaaaaaggtagaaaatggaaaaataaaaataaaaatcttggaGGGTGGGACCTGCCAAGGAAGCTCAGCTGAGCATGAGTCGGTTGTGGGTTATCAGATGGGGAAGATGGACAACCCCACAGCAGGGTCCtgtaaaatggcaaaaaaatagacagcaaaaaaaaaaatatccccTCTCGTTGATGGACCGCCTCATCGCCattatttcttttgaatttgGATAGAAAGATTAGAGCTCAAGCAATTCATGGCGAAGAGATTTACAGCTTACAAATACTCTGTAATGTAATATGTCCCACGCCTAACTTAATTTTATAGCAATGAAAGAAACAATACCTTTCATCATGTCTTTTTCTATTAATAAAAACACCCCCAAAGAATATTTGGTCTATAATCTGTCATGGCCTTCCACCAATTGATACCCTATTAGATTAGAATTGAGAGTTGCCActtgctattattatttgtgCAAAAAGCTATCACATTTAactgttatatatattattgcaagcctataacaataaataaaaaatcgaattaatatatatatatatatatgtataaaggtAGGGATTCTGATACACGATACTACAAAGACatgttttttgtaaattttttacggaaaaaaaaaaaaagaataatgagATAGAtctaaattaaagattttttctttttatgtcatATTCAAAGGGTAAAATTTGTCTGGGGATCTCAATCCCAGTTGCATATGGTTGCAGCTCTGCAGCAGATGAATAAAGATTAGGGAACAGcctgcaaattttttttatgggcaAGAttctttattataatataacgcCGCACAATGCATATGAAGACGACAGAGATTATAAACGGTCAAAGGAGTGGCATTAGCAATCTCTCTCCCTTCAGGAATGAAATAttttgaaactatatatatatatatatatatgtatatggtaaatatatatgcataattatagcgaaatgagaaagaaaaaaaaaaaaaaaaagaacccaaTTTTGGTTTAATTCTGTGGTGTAATATGCAGTGAAAGCCGCCATTAAAATAAGACCAAATGCATCAATTAATGTGGACAAGAAACTTGCTCTAAGATAGTGAATCCATGCTTTAGCAATCTTTTGTccttgaaaaaggaaaaataaaggtTAAACACTGGGATTacaaaaatagagagagagagagagagagaaagagagagataggaATAGTTAGAAGGTGTATGTAGACTGAATGGAAAGTGGTAAATAAAAGAATGTCAAGGAGAGGGATGGAACTTTTATGATGCCGACTATGGCCTATGTTTGTTACTTTTTGACCATTTGCGATTCCTTTTTCTGCTCTTTCAACAAAATGGTAGCTCAAAGCCTTTgctttttggtgaaaaaatatCCTTAGCTCCATCTTCTCTTATTCCACACGACTTGAACTACTTTCAGCTTTAATTTCCAAGAGTAATTCTAGCTAGTTCTGGAGGACTTTCTCTTGGCTTATTAAGCTTATCCAAATTACCGTTTCATCAAAAGAATTCGATTAGTATTGTTCATTATTGTACTAACTTCCAATTATCATATGGAGCTAATTTCAAGGTAATTCAAATGGGTTTGTCATATATTTTTCAGTTTTCACCAAAGTCTTGAGCCATGGCCAATGGAAACGTTAAAAAAGAATGTTACTGACTTTGTACGTTAGTAAAGACGTCCAAAGTTTTAAGCATTTATTAAACTTGTACGACATGAAATTATAAGTAGGAATCTTTTGTGCAAAATGGACAGAAAATTACAGAGGAATTGTAGCTGCTGTGAAAATTACAAGAATGTACATATAATATGATATGATATCACATTTCACAAACAAATCAAAGacattaaatatataagataCCTGACTCAGTTAATATAATGAGTCAATTCCTCCATTGTCTTCAAACTTATTCTATGATATTGTATTATCGATTTTAGcgttaaaatgtttttaatcaaTTCCACACTTACGTTTGAAATGTTGATACTGGTAGAGGAAATGAGAATATTTACATGGTAATATCATAGATTTTGGACACTGATTGGTATAGGTCCATCTACCCGGAAGATTGCTTCTGGCGAAGGTCCTACATTGGAATTTAGGATGGCAAAGTCTTTAGTAAAACATTATACAGTGTTTTTGGTGTATTTTGTGAAGGATTAGGAAACGGGAACACGTGCACTGCAATTTTAGTGACAACCAAGACCCTAAAGATGTAGACTCCAAGGGTAATACATTAAAAATCAAGAAGACAAAGAAATTATTaacataaaaagaaaggaagagaaaatgagcaaaacaagaaaaGGGAAGCTAAAGAGCCGACAGACAGGGACAGCCCATATGAACAATGAACTAAAGCGAAGCCGGCattgctttgttttttcttttctcttttccttcttAGGATCTATGAAttgctttaatatttaaaatattgatttccGCTTAATCAGGCTGTTTATGGGTTGTTATTCAATACACTTTTTACATTGTGTCTCATACAGCAAGAGTATATCTAAGCGTCAATATTTCTATGGAATAATCTATTGACAAAACTGTTGCTTTAATCTTATCTTGGCATAAATCCTCACCCTCAAACTACATTGTTATTAAATCTTAACTTATAGACCATGTActttaaaaattacttttttttttattataactttCTATATAGCAataattttactttaaaaaaaatttaaaaaaaaaaaaaaccttttacaCGAAAAAAGACACATGCTATTTCTCTTTGTGGGCCTAGTTCTTCTAGACATTGATAGATGGATCTACCTGGAACAAAGAGAGCGAAATGAGGTCCATTATCTTTCTGGAACAACACAACTATATTCGGCCCAAATTCAAATTACAACCAGACCCCTGAAGAAAGTAATAATTCCCACAACCACAAGAAAAAGCAAAATCTCACCATCCATCTCTATTGCCGCTTTAATGCAGAGAAGAAGAATCCATTGACGACAACTTTGGAGTCCGAGTAGGAAAGAGTTTCGGATCGTTCGTCTCTGCAATCCTTACTCTGGTCCATCACCGACAATGAGGTTGAGCGGAAACAATGGAGGAGGTGTCCGGACACCTGTCGCAGTGACGAAACGCCATGTTCGTCGTCGTTCGGTGATAATATGAAGAAGGATCGGAGAATTTCAAGGAGAAGGAAGCTTGGCAAAGAGGTTGAAGACGACGAGCTAGATGGTGTCGATTAAGGTCTTGACGAGGATGGACCGTACGGGCCAGGGCTGGATGGTCAAGATGAATGGAGCATCAGATCCTCCATGGTCTTGGATTGCAGTCTCGATTATGaggtaaatgtttttttttttttttttaaacaatatgtttatttatttattattattatatgcaatgCTCTTTGAAAGCAAAAACTTGCTTGCTTGAATTAGAGTAAGAAATAAGCATTATCTGATTGCTACTTTCCATTCTTATCGGTGCTCAAATCTAATATACGTATGCATTTTGGAGGCCGGTTGGAATGGTAGGTTGAAAATGCCCATAAAAGGGTTTTCGCTATTTATTCCAGTTGTGAAAATGCATCAAAGATATAGTGTCTGCAACTATTTATCTTGGAATCTGGGGTTAAGGTTCTATGTGGACTTTCATTTGTCAATCCACATCATCCATCCAAATTAGACATGTGTTAATATATaagtgttaaaaaatataaaaaaaaaagaaaaaaaagaaaaaagaaaagcatacaCAAGCATTGGGGAAAAACAAGCAGAGAATTTAGGTTCTATGTTGAGATGCAACCATACAGTACTTTTGAATTTCCAAATGCATAACGAATTGATTGACGATTACTTAGTCTGTATCTTAACAATAGGTTCTGGTATATTCATGGAAGTGTCAATGTTGTGTGATGTTGGGGGGAGTTTTGGGTGGAAAATTCTTAGTGATAGTAGAGTAAGACCACCTTATTTATAGCGTGACGTCTGTATGCTACCCATTATGTTGCATCATGCTGTAACGTGGTTCTACTGTAGCTGTAAAGAAGTAAAAGAAGTAATGTAGTTGTGAtgttattaatcaattaaaatgcCAGTAAGCTCTCACTTAATGGAGCTTGTTGAGTATGAGTGAGTGAGATCTTTCATGCAAGCGTAGCATGTGATTAAAAGAAAGTAGACACCTCCTGCATCCaacaaccttttttctttttctttttttcttttttttctttttttaaatttttcacttttaaataAAAGCTGATTGCCTTTTCATATCTTGGAATATGCTTCAGGAAGAGgaagatgaatttgacaaagtGGCTTGTGGAAGAGAAAATGCAGGGGATCGCTTGTATATCAGGGGTTTTACTGCGTATGGACTTATTTAAATTCTCACAATATAAGGGACCCACGTGCAAATCACCTTGTTGCAAATTTTAGGCTGAAGGAAGACGAAGATGAAGCTGAAGCTCAACAAATTAATTCCATCATGGCTTGTGCTATAGAAGTTCTTGAGCTGCTTGTAAAAGCATCTAAAGGCGATACTCCTCCAAAATCTATATTGGATAGGTGAAACGACAAGGCATCTTCAAACTCACAAAAACGTGGCAAGTTTGAGATTGGTTGTAAAACTGATAGTAGAGAAGCATCTGAGAATGCAACAGTTCCAGATTATGTAGCTCTATCATCCCAAAAGGTTGCTGGCGTACCAGATTATCTAGTAAACCTGCATAGGTATGCATGTTAGTTACACTTTTGATCCGACAAGTAAAGTAGGATGATGACAATGCCCAGGCTTGTATAAACTTCACCAGTCAGGACAAAAGTTTTAACGGTAAATCAGGTTCAGAAGTGGGGAATGGTTTGACAAATTTACAGAAGCCTATGACGTTTATTTCAAAGAAGAAGTCAAGTGACGCTAAAGTAGCAAGCGATAGCAACAAGGGGAAGCAAGACAACATTGGTAACAGCAATCAGTCGGTTTTCCCAGACAGCATTGCCACTGGGCAAGTTGAAGGTGAAGTTAGTACAATGGTGGAAGAGGAGCTAGAAACCAATGCAGCAGACCGAGTTGCTGGTTTCCTAAAACCCGTTCGAAGGTATCAAATAATGTCGAGGCAGAATCAGATTACTCTGATTCTTGATGTTCTCTAGCGTCTTAGTCAAGTTGCAGTGCAGATGCGGGCTTTAGTTTTTCTGTATTCCCCCAAAAGTCACAAAAATATATGTCAATTTATCCggaacattttatttatattcaatccttgtaattatatattaatatggtTATCCAACATTACTCTATGAAACCTCAACCAAAAGTTTTTTGTAGTGAATCATGTATATGCAACTAAACATTAGTGGCTTGTTCCTTGTTAGTCTTCATATTTCATTGTCGGCTCAAGATTTGTTGATTACAAATGCATTCTGCTCTTTATGCTTTCGCATCATATTGGCAAGTGTCAGCTGCCAAATGTGACCCAGTCATATTTTAAGCAAGGTTGTGGCTCTAAGTAATTATAATCAATATGGTTAATTTGTGTTAAGCTTTTAGGTAAcgagaaaacaacaaaaagtaAAGGGTTCCAAGTTAAAATCTCTTTTCTTGTGGATTTGCTGGACGTACCTAACACAACAGGTTCCTTAGACAATGCGCTTAAATTTTGCTTCCCAACAATCTCTGGTTCTTTTCTGTCTAGGCTGTAGTGCAATTTCTCATTGGGTAATGGGATTAGAAACGGTCAACATAAGGAAATAGGATAGGGAAAATTTTGTCCTATGCTATAACCCACTACTCACAGTAGAATAAGAAGTTGCTAAAATTCTCTACACGAATGATCCAGCTTAAGAAATTGGATACTGATTAGTATAGGAAAAATCTTTCAGGAGATCGCCCAAAATCAAACCTAATATTTGGACTTGGATAGACCCTCTCCCTCTCTATTGAACAAATTTTAGATACTCTTTACTTCTCATTCACAAACACATAGACCCATACGTGAAGTtcaccataataataataataataaagaccCATATGTGAATCTCACATATCTTTGCGACTGAAGAGAAACACtagatattttccaaaaaaagaaaaaagaaaagagaaacacTAGATATATAGACTGTATCCTTCTCCATCATAAGCGCCTGCACATATGTTGGGAGGTAAGGAGACAAAATAAAGAGCTGTGCattagttaataataatatatgtatctTATCAAATATTAACAGCCTCACCATGTACTGTACAATCAATAAagtatatagaaaaagaaaaaatttcaaatatatagcTGGAATATATATGACAGAAAAGCAGTCGAAATGTGGCGACCctttaaaatttctcaaatcCCTGTGTATAGGCCCTATAATGGTGGTGATAAGCCACAAAAAGGTTGTGGCATATACCaaaaaagaagccaaaataaattataaagaaaagaaaaaagaaaaccgaAGGAAGATAGAGATGCCAAAACCCTCAGTCTAATTTTTCCAGCGCCCGCTAATACCTAATGGTCTTTTGTGAGAGAATTCTCTGTTATGTACACTAAGTTCTGGCTGTCCTCTGCTACAACTTCTCTGCAATTCTCACTAATGCATCTGCAAGCTTATTAAGAACAGCGACTACGCTAGCAGTATGATCTTTCCTCTGCTCCCTGTCGAGTTCGAAATGAGAGTTCTGAGCATCAAGACGGGCAGCCAGCAGCTTCCCATTCCTCTCGAAAACATCAATCAACTGATTCTGCAGACTGGTTTCATCATCTCCTCCATCAAAAGCAAACCGTTTTCGCTTCCGTACATCTTTAGAAGTAGATCCGATCTCAGGATTTGGGGCTGGCTGTTTCTCATTTGATGCACCTGCACATCCAAAAGAATTCTAAACAAAAAACAGTTCGACTTGtacaatcaatatatatatatatatatatatatatatgtatatatatttctcttttttctttccttaaagAGAGATATATTAGCTAACAGGGAAAAGAAGCAAAGGTCATACGATGACAATCGAAAAGGGTCATTTCAGTGAACAAATACAGTCGGCATCAATCACATGAGTCTTGAGAACGTGCCCTAGATTTTGAACTTCCATGGAACTTAGAGACACGAATAGATGAATCACTActcaagtttcaattttttaaacttcaaaaGCCTTTTATGTTAAGAAACTTGTGAGATACAATCCAGTGCCACTCAAAAAGGAATTTCATCCATTAAGGCCCCTCAGCTAAATTCATAAAAGGGAAAGGGATTAACCGAATTCTTGTGCTAATTGCATGctgtaatttattatataaaaataaaaaataaaaaataaaaaataaaaccgtaAAGAAATCTGGAAAGGATCGCAAATAAAATATGTACTAAACTCAGCTTTTGCACCAACATTGAAATGACAGACATCCTAAATCAACTTTATTAACTCTCTTCACGAAATACTGCAATATCAGTAGAACTATGAGTCATGACAAGAACTACAAAATTGGTTTTGAGACATACTCATGGTATAAACTGTATAGATGGATGCCTATCACTTCTTTTTgaacaattatattttgattttaagtcCTGAATATCATTAAAGCCTTAAAAGCTAGGCCAGTGGCTGAGTACTAACGCAAGCATATAATGCAATAAATTGTCAAGGGCAAAGTTGACAGCAAATATGGCAACATATGCACATATCTGATATGGAATCCAATAGGAGATGTTCGCAGTCATTAAAAAGTATGCGAGAACGA is a genomic window containing:
- the LOC107429701 gene encoding ADP-ribosylation factor GTPase-activating protein AGD3 isoform X2 — its product is MHFAKLDDSPMFRKQIQCLEESAESLRERSLKFSKGCRKYTEGLGEAYDGDIAFASALETFGGGHNDPISVAFGGPVMTKFTIALREIGTYKEVLRSQVEHLLNERLLRFVNYDLHEVKEARKRFDKASLLYDQAREKFLSLRKGTKSDVATALEEELHNARSTFEQARFNLVTALSTVEAKKRFEFLEAVSGTMDAHLRYFKQGYELLHQMEPYINQVLTYAQQSRERSNYEQAALSERMQEYKRQVDRESRWSSNGSNGSPNGDGIQAIGRSSHKMIEAVMQSAAKGKVQTIRQGYLSKRSSNLRGDWKRRFFVLDSQGRLYYYRKQCSKPSGSGSQLSSQRNSSELGSGLLSRWRSSHYHGGVHDEKSVARHTVNLLTSTIKVDADQSDLRFCFRIISPTKNYTLQAESALDQMDWIEKITGVIASLLSSQAPDRCLPASPMGNSHHRSASESSSFESSDFDHTAVEELTSERSLATAHLERPLRSSQQQRSCVKSEKPIDMLRRVCGNDKCADCGAPEPDWASLNLGVLVCIECSGVHRNLGVHISKVRSLTLDVKVWEPSVISLFQSLGNTFANSVWEELLQSRSSFQVDLVPTGPYKSDKAQLIFISKPSHSDSISVKEKFIHAKYAEKLFVRRPKDRQYPHMMAQQIWEGVRMSDKKAVYRHIVSSEPDLNAVYEQASCGSSLTLAKVMLLPEQISLEHSSSCLTGDSLDRSSTTSLNLSEGQALEDLDGCTLLHLACETADIAMLELLLQYSANINAIDSRGQTPLHRCILKGKTTFVKLLLTRGADPRAVNGEGKTTLELAIESNFDDADVLALLADANG
- the LOC107429701 gene encoding ADP-ribosylation factor GTPase-activating protein AGD3 isoform X1 — its product is MLVLVVMICSVFALLLIQCLEESAESLRERSLKFSKGCRKYTEGLGEAYDGDIAFASALETFGGGHNDPISVAFGGPVMTKFTIALREIGTYKEVLRSQVEHLLNERLLRFVNYDLHEVKEARKRFDKASLLYDQAREKFLSLRKGTKSDVATALEEELHNARSTFEQARFNLVTALSTVEAKKRFEFLEAVSGTMDAHLRYFKQGYELLHQMEPYINQVLTYAQQSRERSNYEQAALSERMQEYKRQVDRESRWSSNGSNGSPNGDGIQAIGRSSHKMIEAVMQSAAKGKVQTIRQGYLSKRSSNLRGDWKRRFFVLDSQGRLYYYRKQCSKPSGSGSQLSSQRNSSELGSGLLSRWRSSHYHGGVHDEKSVARHTVNLLTSTIKVDADQSDLRFCFRIISPTKNYTLQAESALDQMDWIEKITGVIASLLSSQAPDRCLPASPMGNSHHRSASESSSFESSDFDHTAVEELTSERSLATAHLERPLRSSQQQRSCVKSEKPIDMLRRVCGNDKCADCGAPEPDWASLNLGVLVCIECSGVHRNLGVHISKVRSLTLDVKVWEPSVISLFQSLGNTFANSVWEELLQSRSSFQVDLVPTGPYKSDKAQLIFISKPSHSDSISVKEKFIHAKYAEKLFVRRPKDRQYPHMMAQQIWEGVRMSDKKAVYRHIVSSEPDLNAVYEQASCGSSLTLAKVMLLPEQISLEHSSSCLTGDSLDRSSTTSLNLSEGQALEDLDGCTLLHLACETADIAMLELLLQYSANINAIDSRGQTPLHRCILKGKTTFVKLLLTRGADPRAVNGEGKTTLELAIESNFDDADVLALLADANG